Proteins from one Vibrio pomeroyi genomic window:
- a CDS encoding TcfC E-set like domain-containing protein yields the protein MSRFKFAAMAILVLLPLYSYSSYSQNILEGFEELFELKESTVRMRNLDGSLTSPISFLTSFNTLKLDSNNKKAIAQVSDYLNDNTVSAEYQQKIIDQLMVGIQDQSECLGKLDECELFPETFEIVHNYNDQEVYVFVSPQVLSYSNLDDELVYHSSLSQHNGLINSFDLYVSEYQDQDSIVSLNNETTLGLPYGHLKTDFNANNSDNGSELYEAAYHLDIDSYSLKAGHFEFEPEVNSTDFLNNTARVAQNSLTVGTSKKLLVGGHNNDKVLSFYASTSGGVQVFRDGRLIFQDNVPEGHNSIPYSKLPSGRYEVVLEVTSGGQVINTQTYQVYNTKSDSLTQGEVDFVATAGMFSGSHYDYTEHGIQNIEDDVFGKALANYQLTRSLQVGFGGLFTESGTMYTVGGAYNLIDWDLSTEAVYSQFEDASHLNANIGIPYLSLSYESLDNELGDPVASYMYGYADYSRLSLNSSYSFRGGQSVYAVYSLNNDKQLDNLGNSDEQEQQFISVGYSTPTVLDSRVNINVDYSEATDDTSINLLWSVPLSDTVETIVGLTSDRDDVNQFKTTVRRNQLIDSDSFNTSLEVSNTYDRQQDDMYQDALLATSGTTKYARMNASAHMSTNGTNGINAGLSSTQIVTTDGVYITDKAATSYTLVDIHESSNTEQTLDEKGYFSLKKEGRDNSKFIVYNDETVVPLEDYSQYRAKFDSESVDLYNSGDSNVTVFTHPGTVASIEPIVSRIVSFVSAFNDISEQPITEVECHGEGCIEVNEMADGVYRVTVLEGMNFELSAKESQCLLPYEFTSTNQMNFGQNYCLPLAQDKQIDLIDADQRLKAMYLGAYESSTQLNKALKKLESHGYRIIQKKVGSFKAIYIAHESLNMAETIALYKRDIDQLKLLAKRLYRTNVITYPVAQVN from the coding sequence ATGTCCAGGTTCAAATTCGCAGCAATGGCAATTTTAGTACTGTTGCCTTTGTATTCGTATTCAAGTTATAGCCAAAATATTCTTGAAGGCTTTGAAGAACTGTTTGAATTGAAAGAGTCAACAGTCCGTATGCGTAACTTAGATGGCTCCCTTACTTCACCGATCTCATTTTTAACGTCATTTAACACGTTAAAATTAGACTCGAATAATAAAAAGGCGATTGCACAGGTATCTGACTATTTAAATGATAACACTGTGTCGGCTGAGTACCAGCAGAAGATCATAGATCAATTAATGGTTGGTATACAAGATCAGTCTGAGTGTTTAGGGAAGCTCGATGAATGTGAGTTGTTTCCAGAAACGTTTGAAATCGTTCATAACTATAACGATCAAGAAGTATATGTTTTTGTATCTCCACAGGTATTGTCATACTCGAATCTCGATGACGAACTGGTATACCACTCGTCTCTGAGCCAACACAATGGGTTAATCAATTCATTTGATCTGTACGTGAGTGAATATCAAGATCAAGACTCAATCGTTTCTTTAAATAATGAAACGACACTTGGGCTGCCTTACGGGCACCTCAAAACTGATTTCAATGCCAACAACAGTGATAACGGTTCTGAATTGTATGAAGCGGCGTATCATTTAGATATCGATTCTTACTCATTAAAAGCGGGTCATTTTGAATTTGAGCCAGAGGTTAACTCTACCGACTTCCTGAATAACACCGCTCGTGTTGCTCAAAACTCGCTCACGGTAGGTACCTCAAAAAAGTTGCTCGTAGGCGGACATAATAACGATAAAGTTTTGAGCTTTTATGCTTCCACAAGTGGCGGTGTACAAGTTTTTCGTGATGGTCGATTAATCTTTCAAGATAACGTACCAGAAGGGCATAACTCAATTCCCTACAGCAAGTTACCATCAGGTCGTTATGAAGTTGTACTTGAGGTGACAAGTGGTGGGCAAGTTATTAACACCCAGACTTATCAAGTATATAACACCAAAAGTGACTCTCTGACTCAGGGAGAAGTGGATTTCGTTGCTACTGCCGGTATGTTTTCAGGAAGCCATTATGACTACACGGAACATGGCATTCAAAACATTGAAGACGATGTTTTTGGCAAGGCATTAGCTAACTACCAACTCACCCGTTCATTGCAAGTAGGCTTCGGCGGCTTGTTCACGGAAAGTGGCACAATGTACACCGTTGGTGGTGCATACAATCTGATTGATTGGGATTTGAGTACCGAGGCTGTGTACAGCCAATTCGAAGATGCATCTCACTTAAACGCTAATATTGGTATCCCTTATTTAAGCTTATCTTATGAGTCTCTTGACAATGAACTTGGTGATCCAGTTGCTTCTTATATGTACGGATATGCCGATTATTCACGTCTATCGTTGAATTCTTCGTACAGCTTCCGTGGCGGACAATCTGTGTATGCGGTTTACTCGCTTAATAACGACAAGCAGCTCGACAATTTAGGTAACTCGGATGAACAGGAACAGCAGTTTATTTCCGTTGGTTACAGCACGCCCACAGTTTTAGATTCTCGAGTTAATATTAACGTCGATTACTCTGAGGCAACGGACGACACATCAATTAATTTGTTATGGAGTGTTCCGTTGTCAGACACAGTAGAAACCATCGTGGGACTGACGAGTGATAGAGATGACGTTAATCAGTTTAAAACAACAGTGAGACGCAATCAGTTAATTGACTCAGACTCTTTTAACACGTCGCTTGAGGTGAGTAACACCTATGACCGACAACAAGATGATATGTATCAAGACGCACTGTTGGCCACCAGTGGCACGACTAAATACGCTCGAATGAACGCCTCCGCCCATATGTCAACTAATGGAACGAATGGCATCAATGCTGGTTTGTCTAGCACCCAAATTGTGACGACGGATGGTGTTTATATTACCGATAAAGCGGCAACGTCTTATACGCTTGTCGATATTCATGAGTCATCTAACACAGAGCAAACGCTTGATGAAAAGGGTTACTTCTCTCTTAAAAAAGAGGGGCGAGACAACAGCAAGTTCATCGTATATAACGATGAAACCGTTGTGCCTTTGGAAGATTATAGTCAATATCGCGCGAAGTTCGACTCAGAAAGCGTTGACCTCTACAACTCTGGTGATAGCAACGTAACCGTGTTCACACATCCAGGGACGGTTGCTTCTATAGAGCCAATAGTCAGTCGTATAGTTTCGTTCGTCAGTGCTTTTAATGATATCTCAGAACAACCGATTACAGAAGTGGAGTGTCATGGAGAAGGTTGTATTGAAGTCAATGAAATGGCTGATGGTGTTTATCGCGTAACCGTATTGGAAGGCATGAACTTTGAATTGTCAGCGAAAGAAAGCCAATGTTTATTACCTTATGAGTTTACTTCAACAAATCAGATGAACTTTGGTCAAAACTATTGTTTGCCACTAGCTCAAGACAAACAGATAGACTTAATTGACGCAGATCAACGGCTAAAAGCGATGTATTTAGGTGCATACGAAAGCTCGACTCAACTGAATAAAGCGCTTAAAAAGCTCGAATCACACGGTTATCGAATTATTCAGAAAAAAGTTGGTTCGTTTAAGGCAATCTATATAGCTCATGAATCTTTAAACATGGCGGAAACAATTGCGCTTTATAAAAGAGATATCGATCAGTTAAAACTGTTGGCAAAGCGACTTTATCGCACCAACGTCATTACTTACCCTGTCGCACAAGTTAATTAA
- a CDS encoding helix-turn-helix domain-containing protein, translating into MPLTFAHFIEQARKDRDLTQQEMLELLIEADPTLSKLDLTTFSRWERGVTTPKLVKQLLIARIVGEDVALLIDPQEKGPIKKVNHFEKIQSRVRDPYSSDSNDFKTFHCESLTDEPELYSKLSVFHNDYLGMKTNLSELNNRNIMLEIFVDGTGKLVGHLFHGYLDTSTLPSQCVPDKLSDCQFIVPEDHQSTNLTMYIVSAFCSMAQPRMVMILMILNRLRQHTNIKDLQVNCHDQEGFTLYDSNSECEIIAKGEAIQFGGVKVFGKHFRYVRIKTNPENILSSKVFSDIIPFTNEYIDCLLDKHP; encoded by the coding sequence ATGCCACTCACGTTTGCACACTTCATAGAACAAGCAAGAAAGGATCGAGATTTAACGCAACAGGAGATGCTTGAGTTACTGATCGAGGCAGATCCGACATTGTCTAAGCTCGATCTCACAACGTTTAGTCGCTGGGAACGCGGTGTTACAACGCCAAAACTGGTAAAGCAATTGCTCATTGCTCGAATTGTGGGGGAAGATGTTGCGTTATTGATTGACCCACAAGAGAAAGGGCCAATTAAGAAAGTTAACCATTTCGAAAAAATACAGTCAAGGGTTCGCGACCCATACAGTTCAGACTCAAATGATTTTAAGACGTTCCACTGTGAATCATTAACTGACGAACCAGAACTTTATAGCAAACTAAGTGTATTTCATAACGATTATTTAGGAATGAAAACGAACCTTTCCGAGCTCAATAACCGGAATATAATGCTTGAAATATTCGTTGACGGAACAGGGAAGTTAGTTGGGCACCTCTTCCATGGATACTTAGATACTTCAACGTTACCCTCACAATGCGTCCCAGATAAACTCTCTGACTGTCAATTTATCGTCCCGGAGGATCATCAAAGCACCAATTTGACCATGTATATTGTTTCAGCTTTTTGTTCCATGGCTCAGCCAAGAATGGTCATGATTTTAATGATCTTGAATAGGTTACGACAACATACAAATATCAAAGACTTACAAGTTAACTGCCATGACCAAGAAGGATTTACTCTTTATGACTCAAATTCGGAGTGCGAAATTATTGCCAAAGGAGAAGCTATACAATTCGGAGGAGTAAAAGTTTTTGGTAAACACTTTCGCTACGTAAGAATAAAAACAAACCCTGAAAACATTCTGTCATCTAAAGTATTTTCAGATATTATTCCATTCACGAATGAATATATCGATTGCTTACTAGACAAGCATCCATAA
- a CDS encoding LruC domain-containing protein, translated as MRITTLSLLLSAPLVANAAPFDTCPSQAYLFQSKPVEVWGVNLVTGSTTLLEDDTGMNANINGVGFDFQDRYIYGYDTTNKRLVRLGQDFQAEVINTSGLPTDHTFYVGDVYDHVYYLYRTGKGLFTVDLSPLDSDPNATVTVNKIAGSPATVRLTDFAFHPSDGSLYGIDNNSGDLYQFNPTTGAETYIGDTGETGTFGAGYFDVNGYYYVSRNQDGKIYRINLSPDNAANIAAGIVPAVEFVSNGPASGQNDGARCANAPVVDEDSNIDFGDAPDSYLTLLANNGPRHELDGITWLGTDAPDADLDGYVTPQSDESVGIDDEWANGGIGFVTALEAGLDSKVVIEASTTGYLSAWIDWNQDGSFDGANEQVFTDYQLDAGENDLFLNVDINALTGTTWARFRFSQQTNLSYFGGSTSGEVVDIQVDVLNDGATARYFPSASGYATLAYEDNWPYKADYDMNDAVIMYRITEILKDGKVVKSTIDGRLAAVGATYKNGFAVRLPNLAPSSVDSGNSYMKHNGIFTDLDMEDGRSEAIFIAAEDLTSKTETSCTFYRTSNSCKDDEQFSFQIGISLSGDGISTDTWTDMPYDPFIFATPGYYHGENLPLHPGRSWEVHLPDQAPTEAFDTVNLFDSGIGVDDSDPATGKYFKTAENHPWALIITSTEEWEWPQEYVDIVTAYPEFKQWAESSGENNQTWFASPADNQCYVP; from the coding sequence ATGAGAATTACAACGTTAAGTTTGCTATTAAGCGCGCCACTGGTCGCCAACGCAGCGCCATTCGATACTTGCCCTAGTCAGGCATACCTGTTTCAGTCGAAACCCGTTGAGGTTTGGGGTGTAAACCTTGTAACAGGGTCAACCACTCTATTGGAAGACGATACCGGTATGAATGCCAATATCAATGGTGTTGGTTTTGATTTCCAGGATCGTTATATTTATGGCTATGACACCACCAACAAACGTCTAGTGCGTCTTGGCCAAGACTTCCAAGCAGAAGTTATCAATACCAGTGGCTTACCAACCGATCACACCTTCTATGTCGGCGATGTCTACGACCATGTTTACTACCTATATCGCACCGGTAAAGGGCTCTTCACGGTTGATCTATCCCCTCTCGATTCAGATCCTAATGCAACCGTTACAGTCAACAAAATCGCAGGCAGTCCAGCAACTGTGAGATTGACTGATTTTGCCTTCCACCCAAGTGATGGCTCTTTATATGGTATCGATAATAACTCTGGTGACTTGTACCAATTCAACCCAACCACAGGCGCAGAAACCTACATCGGTGATACTGGAGAAACAGGTACGTTCGGTGCAGGTTATTTCGATGTAAACGGCTACTACTACGTATCTCGAAATCAAGACGGTAAGATCTACCGTATCAACCTATCTCCAGACAATGCGGCCAATATCGCTGCTGGGATCGTTCCAGCTGTTGAGTTTGTTTCGAATGGCCCAGCTTCTGGTCAAAACGATGGTGCTCGTTGTGCCAACGCACCTGTTGTTGATGAAGACTCAAACATCGACTTCGGTGACGCACCAGACAGCTACCTAACGTTACTGGCGAACAATGGTCCTCGACATGAACTTGATGGCATCACCTGGTTAGGTACAGACGCACCAGATGCTGACCTTGATGGTTACGTAACACCGCAATCTGATGAAAGTGTTGGTATTGATGACGAGTGGGCAAACGGTGGTATCGGTTTTGTTACCGCACTTGAAGCAGGACTCGATTCAAAAGTTGTGATTGAAGCTTCAACAACCGGTTACCTTTCAGCTTGGATTGATTGGAACCAAGATGGCAGCTTCGACGGCGCTAATGAGCAAGTATTTACCGACTACCAACTGGATGCGGGTGAGAATGACTTGTTCCTAAATGTCGATATCAACGCATTAACAGGTACAACTTGGGCTCGCTTCAGATTCAGCCAACAAACCAATCTGAGCTACTTTGGCGGTTCAACCTCTGGTGAGGTGGTTGATATTCAAGTCGATGTTCTTAATGACGGTGCCACAGCTCGTTACTTCCCAAGCGCTTCGGGTTACGCAACCTTGGCGTATGAAGACAATTGGCCTTATAAAGCCGACTACGATATGAATGATGCCGTGATTATGTATCGAATCACAGAAATCTTAAAAGACGGAAAAGTTGTAAAATCCACCATCGACGGTCGCCTAGCTGCTGTTGGTGCAACCTATAAAAATGGCTTCGCCGTTCGCTTACCAAACCTTGCTCCAAGCTCGGTAGACAGCGGAAACTCTTACATGAAACACAATGGTATCTTTACTGACTTAGACATGGAGGACGGACGTAGTGAGGCGATATTTATTGCCGCCGAAGATTTAACGTCTAAAACAGAGACATCATGTACCTTCTATCGAACCAGCAACTCATGTAAAGACGACGAACAGTTTTCTTTCCAAATAGGAATCAGCTTATCAGGCGATGGTATAAGTACTGATACATGGACAGATATGCCTTACGACCCGTTTATCTTTGCAACACCGGGCTACTATCACGGTGAAAATCTACCGCTGCACCCAGGACGCAGTTGGGAAGTTCACTTGCCAGACCAAGCACCAACCGAGGCCTTTGACACTGTTAACCTATTTGATTCTGGAATCGGTGTTGATGATAGCGACCCAGCAACAGGGAAATATTTCAAGACAGCGGAAAACCACCCTTGGGCTCTCATTATCACATCAACAGAAGAGTGGGAATGGCCGCAAGAATACGTGGATATCGTAACTGCTTACCCAGAGTTTAAGCAGTGGGCAGAATCAAGCGGTGAAAATAACCAAACTTGGTTCGCATCACCAGCAGACAACCAATGCTATGTGCCATAA
- a CDS encoding sulfurtransferase: MNQPLISPEQLQQRLLEENNIVILDASIEFQMPSESEKIKGQMIPGAIRFDYDKDFCNKHTLLPHMFPSEKHFNTRAREIGINQDSTVVVYDNSGTFASPRAWWMFMAMGHKNVYILDGGLPAWIEAGYATETSYRTEATPGNFEGHIQDNYFVNAQQIHSYSDDKSANILDARSQARFDSEVPEPREGLRSGHIPNSICLPFAQVLNAGKLKSQEELSDIFSTLALTPSQPMFFSCGSGVTACIILLAAKLAGYSGEMGVYDGSWTEWGANEQLPIAVTKK; the protein is encoded by the coding sequence ATGAATCAGCCACTCATCTCACCGGAACAGCTTCAACAACGTTTGCTAGAAGAAAACAACATTGTAATCCTAGACGCCAGTATCGAATTTCAGATGCCAAGTGAGTCGGAAAAGATCAAAGGACAAATGATTCCTGGTGCTATTCGTTTTGATTACGACAAAGATTTTTGCAACAAGCATACCTTGCTTCCTCATATGTTCCCTTCCGAAAAACACTTCAACACTCGTGCTCGCGAAATTGGTATCAATCAAGACAGTACGGTTGTGGTTTACGATAACTCTGGAACCTTTGCTTCGCCTCGTGCGTGGTGGATGTTTATGGCGATGGGGCACAAAAACGTTTACATCTTAGATGGTGGCCTGCCTGCATGGATCGAAGCGGGTTACGCCACAGAAACTTCGTACAGAACTGAAGCAACACCGGGTAACTTCGAGGGTCATATCCAAGACAACTACTTTGTCAATGCTCAGCAAATCCATAGTTATTCCGATGATAAGAGTGCAAACATTCTAGATGCACGTTCACAAGCTCGTTTCGATTCAGAAGTACCAGAGCCACGTGAAGGCTTGCGCAGTGGCCATATTCCAAATTCTATTTGTTTACCCTTCGCACAAGTATTGAATGCAGGCAAATTGAAATCCCAAGAAGAGCTATCCGACATCTTTTCAACGTTAGCTTTAACCCCCTCTCAACCTATGTTCTTTAGTTGTGGTTCCGGTGTGACGGCCTGCATCATTCTACTGGCCGCTAAGCTGGCGGGATACTCAGGCGAAATGGGCGTTTACGACGGCTCATGGACTGAATGGGGTGCTAATGAGCAATTACCTATCGCTGTGACCAAAAAGTAA
- a CDS encoding EAL domain-containing protein, protein MALFKKNIWSLYALIVLLTLILFAVLGATKWQANRDDFIEQQHIQVELFSSSVSSLLTSQEALLEVVGHQLAQQSDFTRTAAIQIRPILDKLLDTHPAIAAFGLLNPQGDYLAISSNLQLSDQHNLLNHPYTRDSFLEAMSSEKMVLGRTYFQESLNSLVIPLRKSISIDGKNVDAVMTAGLRLDSTIVFENNAHAGSYNTLTLLRPDNYRQFYSSDIESLEAYLEPVDNDVVRRIIHRFAQQVNVSLEEAKTGNNTYSFSVDDDMYHSLLSAKYIPDYKLWVVGRTDLTHVDSIFLQEFGILFGAFIFLQFGFYVLVKSIAKNEQRTRSQLIYQANHDPLTSLPNRLYMRRNIDKWIENESEQFSLLFIDIDNFKCVNDTHGHDFGDKVLKQIALRLMRFRSRLSLLVRESSDEFLFLTPITNESEIKRLAERIIEVLSQPYEVEQSQFLLGCSIGIARFPEHGKDLDSLLRSADISMYKAKQQQNSYSIFTTAMQDAHLYKMKVEQRLRIAIEKQTLFMAFQPLVRTDKSTHGVEALVRWIDDELGFVPPDVFIPVAESTGLMQKLGTFIIESSIMQIAHLHRTTEQKIGLSINISVRQFSHKSFSEHLFATLEKYQFSPSCLTLEITESLFIEDVAIVKPLFKALKENDIKISLDDFGTGYSSLSMLKALPIDELKIDKSFIENIAIDQQSLTMVQNIIAIGKNFGMVVLAEGVESNEHFSILKACGCDLMQGYYFSRPIPYDELCEYLAPIQIETIEQPEPAA, encoded by the coding sequence ATGGCTCTATTTAAGAAAAATATCTGGTCGCTGTACGCTCTGATCGTACTGCTTACCTTGATACTTTTCGCCGTGTTGGGCGCAACCAAGTGGCAAGCAAACAGAGATGATTTCATTGAGCAACAGCATATCCAAGTTGAGCTATTTTCTAGCTCTGTAAGCTCGCTTCTCACCAGTCAAGAAGCCCTTCTTGAAGTGGTTGGGCATCAATTGGCTCAACAGTCTGACTTCACTCGTACTGCCGCCATTCAAATTCGTCCAATATTGGATAAACTGCTTGATACTCACCCTGCTATCGCAGCATTCGGATTACTAAACCCTCAAGGGGACTATCTTGCAATCAGCTCTAACCTGCAGTTATCTGATCAACACAACCTACTGAATCATCCATACACCAGAGATTCATTTCTAGAGGCTATGTCTAGCGAAAAAATGGTATTGGGTCGTACCTATTTCCAAGAATCATTGAACAGTTTGGTGATTCCGCTAAGAAAATCGATCTCCATCGATGGCAAAAATGTCGATGCGGTAATGACAGCAGGCCTGCGCTTAGACAGCACAATAGTATTCGAGAACAATGCACACGCCGGCAGCTACAACACCCTAACCTTGCTAAGACCTGACAACTACCGACAATTTTATTCGAGCGATATTGAATCGCTCGAAGCGTATCTTGAGCCGGTTGATAATGATGTTGTAAGACGCATCATTCATCGTTTTGCACAACAAGTGAATGTCAGTCTCGAAGAGGCTAAAACAGGAAATAATACCTACTCTTTCAGCGTCGATGACGACATGTATCACTCACTGCTCAGCGCTAAATACATTCCAGATTACAAACTTTGGGTCGTTGGACGCACAGATCTGACTCACGTTGATAGCATCTTCCTTCAAGAGTTTGGCATTCTTTTCGGCGCCTTTATTTTCCTTCAATTTGGTTTCTACGTTTTGGTTAAGTCGATTGCCAAGAACGAGCAAAGAACGCGAAGCCAGTTGATCTACCAAGCAAATCACGATCCATTAACTTCTCTGCCAAACCGCTTATACATGCGTCGAAATATTGATAAATGGATTGAAAATGAGTCAGAGCAATTCTCACTGCTGTTCATCGATATCGATAACTTTAAATGCGTCAACGATACTCACGGGCATGATTTTGGTGACAAGGTTCTTAAACAAATAGCGTTGCGTTTAATGCGATTCCGCTCTCGATTGAGCCTATTGGTTCGCGAATCGAGCGACGAGTTTCTGTTCTTAACTCCAATAACCAATGAGTCTGAAATTAAACGACTCGCAGAGCGTATCATCGAGGTGCTTTCTCAACCTTATGAAGTCGAACAATCTCAGTTCTTACTAGGTTGCAGCATCGGTATTGCGCGCTTCCCTGAACATGGGAAAGATTTGGATAGCTTGCTCCGTTCTGCCGATATTTCGATGTACAAAGCGAAGCAACAACAGAACTCATACAGTATTTTCACCACGGCGATGCAAGACGCTCACCTCTACAAAATGAAAGTAGAACAGAGGCTACGTATCGCTATCGAGAAGCAGACGTTGTTCATGGCTTTTCAACCTTTGGTACGTACCGATAAGAGCACTCATGGTGTCGAAGCACTCGTTCGTTGGATTGATGACGAGTTAGGTTTTGTCCCGCCCGATGTGTTTATTCCAGTCGCAGAAAGCACTGGCTTAATGCAAAAACTCGGTACGTTTATTATTGAGTCGAGCATTATGCAGATCGCTCATTTACATCGAACGACAGAACAGAAGATCGGGCTTTCGATCAACATATCCGTCCGTCAGTTTTCACATAAGTCGTTCTCTGAGCACTTATTCGCTACGCTTGAAAAGTATCAGTTCTCTCCAAGCTGTTTAACGCTAGAGATTACCGAAAGCTTGTTCATTGAGGATGTAGCTATAGTCAAACCACTGTTTAAAGCACTCAAAGAAAACGATATTAAGATCTCTCTGGATGACTTCGGTACCGGCTATTCATCGTTGAGCATGTTGAAAGCACTCCCTATCGACGAACTTAAGATTGATAAGAGTTTCATTGAGAACATCGCTATAGACCAGCAGTCACTAACCATGGTGCAAAACATTATCGCAATCGGTAAAAACTTCGGCATGGTGGTATTAGCAGAAGGCGTAGAATCCAACGAGCACTTCTCGATTCTAAAGGCTTGTGGATGTGATTTGATGCAAGGCTATTACTTCTCACGCCCTATCCCTTACGATGAGCTGTGTGAGTATCTAGCACCAATTCAGATTGAGACAATAGAACAACCAGAACCGGCGGCATAA
- a CDS encoding OmpA family protein, producing the protein MRYLVILSTMLMSPLGYANCLGDVGEYVTSKMLVSSHTVTTQVIGKLVELNEKPQNEVINRKSEVIQIGAQDDVCFYDKATQSLVLNYPTNVYKLDESHKQVLGQYLSLVSDKSKIYIEGHADSVGSKGYNKALSSRRAGQVASYLKKDLHQGSRIVEYAYGESAPICKVADNKATGCNRRVVITVKS; encoded by the coding sequence ATGAGATACCTAGTGATTTTATCTACGATGCTAATGTCTCCATTGGGCTATGCAAACTGCTTGGGTGATGTTGGCGAATACGTCACTTCTAAAATGTTGGTGTCTTCTCATACTGTTACGACACAAGTGATTGGGAAGCTGGTAGAGCTAAATGAGAAACCTCAAAATGAGGTGATCAATAGAAAGAGTGAAGTGATTCAAATCGGAGCACAAGATGATGTGTGTTTCTATGATAAAGCGACGCAATCCCTGGTGCTTAATTACCCAACTAATGTGTACAAATTGGATGAAAGCCATAAGCAAGTATTAGGTCAGTACCTTAGCTTAGTGAGTGATAAGTCCAAAATTTATATAGAAGGTCACGCAGATAGTGTAGGCAGTAAAGGCTACAACAAAGCCCTGTCATCTCGCCGTGCCGGACAAGTGGCGAGCTACTTGAAGAAAGATCTTCACCAAGGAAGTCGCATCGTTGAATATGCGTATGGCGAAAGCGCACCCATTTGTAAGGTTGCAGACAACAAGGCAACAGGTTGCAATCGACGAGTTGTGATAACAGTTAAGTCGTAA
- a CDS encoding VWA domain-containing protein — MKSIKKNQGVAGILFVGLLPMMVIFMAFSMQMSQQMLAHTRLLEAAEVASLALIASPKEDEEKNVKYARYLVDRYVVDNTDDVDVAVYTSKCEYKDGCVQASGELAPFSDFVVSATAKYTSWIAYEEMNLKPEFSVSGRAVTRKYLPQPVDVYFIGDFSGSMTYSWKNGKMKLDVVKETIKRVVDDIEEFNTEEKSRVSLLGYNPLHVKQSDEIVRLNAYGYRASWRKKYAYDYARSSPATTVRRMFDKPTLYNEIIEPSYGMSRYQVERLYKRNNDFDDDYKFYDIPLTEDYDNFRAQLMSAQLKAGGGTSSWNGIIAAAQEANKATNLNPEQVFIVLSDGSDNDKTYLQKLVDQGLCKKLRSTISAKRNRFQSNAPTEAEKTKVTMGVIGINYKVAETDGFGDCFGKKNIYHAKDGEDVYKYILNLINEETGKLKD, encoded by the coding sequence GTGAAGTCGATAAAGAAAAACCAAGGTGTCGCAGGTATTTTGTTCGTTGGTCTATTGCCTATGATGGTTATTTTCATGGCATTTTCGATGCAGATGTCTCAACAGATGCTAGCACATACTAGGTTATTGGAAGCCGCAGAGGTTGCCAGTTTAGCACTTATTGCGAGCCCTAAAGAGGATGAAGAAAAGAACGTAAAGTATGCACGCTATTTGGTCGATAGATACGTTGTTGACAACACGGATGATGTTGATGTTGCTGTGTATACCAGTAAGTGTGAGTACAAAGACGGCTGCGTCCAAGCCAGCGGTGAACTTGCTCCATTTAGTGACTTTGTGGTAAGTGCGACTGCCAAATATACGTCTTGGATCGCGTACGAAGAGATGAACTTAAAGCCTGAGTTTTCGGTGAGTGGGCGAGCAGTTACGCGCAAGTATCTCCCTCAGCCTGTTGATGTCTATTTTATCGGTGACTTTAGTGGTTCTATGACTTACTCGTGGAAGAACGGAAAAATGAAACTCGATGTTGTAAAGGAAACCATTAAACGAGTCGTCGATGACATTGAAGAGTTTAATACGGAAGAAAAGAGCCGAGTTTCTTTGCTCGGGTACAACCCGCTCCATGTTAAACAATCTGATGAGATAGTAAGACTTAATGCTTATGGTTATCGTGCTTCATGGCGAAAGAAATATGCTTATGACTACGCTCGGAGCTCTCCTGCGACAACGGTTAGACGAATGTTTGATAAACCAACTTTGTATAATGAGATCATTGAACCATCGTATGGAATGAGTAGATATCAAGTAGAGAGACTTTATAAGCGAAACAATGATTTTGATGATGACTACAAGTTTTATGATATTCCACTGACTGAAGACTATGACAACTTTCGAGCTCAGTTGATGAGCGCTCAGTTGAAAGCTGGTGGAGGCACCTCTTCTTGGAACGGGATCATTGCAGCGGCACAAGAAGCCAATAAGGCGACCAACCTTAACCCTGAACAAGTGTTTATTGTGTTATCCGATGGTAGCGACAACGACAAGACTTATTTACAGAAATTGGTGGATCAGGGGTTATGTAAAAAGCTGCGATCAACCATTTCAGCGAAACGAAATCGCTTCCAGAGTAATGCCCCAACTGAAGCCGAGAAAACCAAAGTCACGATGGGCGTCATTGGTATTAATTATAAAGTGGCAGAAACCGATGGCTTTGGAGATTGCTTTGGTAAGAAGAACATCTATCACGCTAAAGATGGGGAAGATGTATACAAATACATTTTGAATTTGATTAATGAAGAAACCGGAAAACTAAAGGATTAA